A genomic window from Streptomyces sp. HUAS YS2 includes:
- a CDS encoding DUF6221 family protein translates to MQKSRLASNDQRMDDLSRFLVARIHEDNHAYAYVSDTIGSEALLDSHLPMLDLIEMLANDYASMDTSDARSSGLAHALRVLAQSYATHPAYRQEWRP, encoded by the coding sequence ATGCAGAAGAGCAGGTTGGCCAGCAATGATCAGCGCATGGACGACCTTTCGCGATTCCTAGTCGCACGCATTCATGAGGACAACCACGCCTACGCCTACGTGTCCGACACCATCGGAAGCGAGGCCCTCCTCGACAGCCATCTACCCATGCTCGATCTGATAGAGATGCTGGCGAACGATTACGCAAGCATGGACACCTCGGACGCACGCTCGTCCGGCCTCGCACACGCCCTGCGTGTCCTTGCACAGTCGTACGCGACACATCCCGCCTACCGTCAGGAATGGCGTCCGTAG
- a CDS encoding TetR/AcrR family transcriptional regulator → MARPPRFDTDQLLDAAVRLAASGGPAAVTMSAVAQAVGAPSGSVYHRFAGRAALLAEVWLRTVERFQEGYSAVLTGEPDPRRAARAASRHVVAWCRENPDEAALLLYGAADFGRADWSEEHARRADSGNNRVFAALAALAEALGAQDEQARDRIALALIDLPLTVVRRHLRAGTPLPPHAEDLTEHCTAALLG, encoded by the coding sequence ATGGCGCGACCACCCCGCTTCGACACGGACCAGCTTCTCGACGCCGCCGTCCGCCTCGCGGCCTCCGGCGGACCCGCCGCCGTGACCATGTCGGCCGTCGCCCAGGCCGTCGGCGCCCCCAGCGGCTCCGTGTATCACCGCTTCGCCGGGCGCGCGGCGCTGCTCGCAGAGGTGTGGCTGCGCACGGTGGAGCGTTTTCAGGAGGGCTACTCCGCCGTCCTGACCGGCGAGCCCGACCCCCGACGGGCGGCCCGCGCGGCGTCCCGGCACGTGGTGGCCTGGTGCCGCGAGAACCCGGACGAGGCGGCCCTCCTCCTCTACGGCGCGGCCGACTTCGGCCGTGCCGACTGGTCCGAGGAGCACGCCCGACGCGCGGACTCCGGCAACAACCGAGTGTTCGCCGCCCTTGCCGCCCTCGCGGAAGCCCTGGGCGCCCAGGACGAACAGGCCCGGGACCGCATCGCCCTGGCGCTCATCGACCTCCCGCTCACCGTGGTCCGCCGCCACCTCCGCGCGGGCACCCCCCTGCCCCCGCACGCCGAAGACCTCACCGAACACTGCACGGCGGCACTACTGGGCTAG
- a CDS encoding SRPBCC family protein: MGVHNVHERLLPAKESEVGALIDTLASGEGDRLWPGAAWSPMQFDRPLGPGAVGGHGPVRYTVAGYAPGRWVRFEFTGPRGFHGFHELAVLPAGPDRTRLHHTLTMAPRGLARLTWPLAWRPLHDACLEDGLDRAELACTGVLRRPARWSPYVRVLRAVAGAVMRRERDS; the protein is encoded by the coding sequence ATGGGCGTCCACAACGTGCACGAGCGCCTGTTGCCCGCGAAGGAAAGTGAGGTGGGCGCGCTCATCGACACCCTGGCGAGCGGGGAGGGCGACCGGCTCTGGCCGGGCGCAGCCTGGTCGCCGATGCAGTTCGACCGTCCGCTGGGGCCGGGCGCGGTGGGCGGCCACGGACCGGTGCGCTACACCGTGGCCGGGTACGCGCCCGGGCGCTGGGTCCGCTTCGAGTTCACCGGGCCCCGAGGCTTCCACGGCTTCCATGAACTGGCCGTGCTCCCCGCCGGCCCGGACCGCACGCGACTGCACCACACCCTCACCATGGCGCCCAGGGGCCTGGCCCGGCTGACCTGGCCCCTGGCATGGCGCCCACTGCACGACGCCTGCCTGGAGGACGGCCTCGACCGTGCCGAACTCGCCTGCACCGGCGTGCTGCGACGCCCGGCGCGCTGGTCGCCGTACGTGCGTGTGCTCCGCGCCGTGGCCGGCGCCGTGATGCGCCGGGAGAGGGACTCGTAG
- a CDS encoding VOC family protein, whose translation MDALHPRLLVTRFSECFHFYRAILPPLAGAKLVKGSPEGPYAHWDVERQGLLSLFDRGAMAAAVGAAGLPSEHGPAQDATMFVLRVDDVDKAVALCVQSGGTLVVGPTDRPEWGPNLRSAHLRDPEDRLMELQSY comes from the coding sequence GTGGACGCTCTGCACCCCCGCCTGCTCGTCACCCGCTTCTCCGAGTGCTTCCACTTCTACCGGGCGATCCTGCCGCCGCTGGCGGGCGCGAAGCTGGTGAAGGGCTCGCCGGAGGGTCCGTACGCCCACTGGGACGTCGAGAGACAGGGCCTGTTGTCGCTCTTCGACCGCGGCGCGATGGCCGCCGCTGTAGGAGCGGCCGGCCTTCCGTCCGAACACGGTCCCGCGCAGGACGCGACCATGTTCGTGCTGCGCGTCGACGACGTCGACAAGGCGGTGGCCCTCTGCGTGCAGAGCGGCGGCACCCTCGTCGTCGGACCGACCGATCGTCCGGAATGGGGCCCGAATCTCCGAAGCGCCCATCTGCGCGACCCGGAGGACCGCCTGATGGAGCTTCAGTCGTACTGA
- a CDS encoding MarR family winged helix-turn-helix transcriptional regulator, whose amino-acid sequence MASGQSTPPTLLDLSTYLLSRVGKTARSRLGARLAERGLRLWDMAVLAALSDFGPHVQRDLVVRLGVDASDIAKVVDQLAAAGHVARARDPRDRRRVSVSLTPSGRALLADLDDEARAVQDEVLAPLSAAERTLLHGLLLRVHQGTSSDAD is encoded by the coding sequence ATGGCTTCAGGGCAATCCACTCCCCCGACGCTGCTCGACCTGAGCACGTACCTGCTCTCGCGGGTCGGCAAGACCGCCCGCAGCCGGCTGGGTGCGCGGCTGGCCGAACGCGGGTTGCGCCTCTGGGACATGGCGGTCCTCGCCGCGCTGTCGGACTTCGGGCCGCACGTCCAGCGTGATCTCGTCGTACGGCTGGGCGTGGACGCGAGCGACATCGCCAAGGTGGTCGACCAGTTGGCCGCCGCCGGCCACGTCGCTCGTGCGCGCGATCCACGGGATCGTCGCCGCGTCTCCGTCTCCCTCACACCTTCCGGGCGTGCCCTCCTGGCCGACCTCGACGACGAGGCGCGCGCCGTCCAGGACGAGGTGCTCGCCCCGTTGAGCGCCGCGGAGCGGACGCTCTTGCACGGCCTACTGCTGCGCGTTCACCAGGGGACCAGCAGCGACGCCGACTGA
- a CDS encoding class I SAM-dependent methyltransferase, with protein sequence MTAADPSAGGRYGEAVFRPEQAGEGERIDFGALAYDDITMARLRALGAGPGWRCLDVGAGTGTVSRRLLDEVGVASVLAVDRDVRFLRRRPTPGLQVLEADVTAPDFGPGRFELVHARFVLMHLPEHERLITTLAGLVAPGGVLVLSDAVDLTSERAPGSPYATVMRAMWQGLRSTIGTDVSWVPSYPHLLRGAGLVSVAAEIHVPPLLPGSPISRFWADTWERSRAAMLGTGLVDDATVDEVIRYLGSDGCAALSAGMLTTWGRKPEESPR encoded by the coding sequence GTGACCGCCGCCGACCCGAGCGCCGGCGGCCGCTACGGCGAGGCCGTCTTCCGGCCCGAGCAGGCGGGCGAGGGCGAGCGCATCGACTTCGGCGCGCTGGCCTACGACGACATCACCATGGCGCGGCTGCGGGCGCTCGGGGCCGGTCCCGGATGGCGCTGCCTCGACGTCGGCGCCGGTACGGGCACGGTCTCCCGCCGGCTGCTGGACGAGGTCGGAGTGGCGAGCGTGCTCGCCGTGGACCGCGACGTACGGTTCCTCAGACGGCGCCCCACGCCCGGCCTACAGGTACTGGAGGCCGACGTCACCGCCCCCGACTTCGGCCCCGGCCGGTTCGAGCTCGTCCACGCACGCTTCGTGCTCATGCACCTGCCCGAGCACGAGCGGCTGATCACGACACTGGCCGGACTCGTCGCGCCCGGCGGAGTACTCGTGCTCAGCGACGCGGTCGACCTGACGAGCGAGCGGGCGCCCGGCTCCCCGTACGCCACGGTGATGCGGGCCATGTGGCAGGGGCTGCGGAGCACGATCGGCACCGATGTCTCCTGGGTGCCGTCGTACCCGCACCTGCTGCGCGGGGCGGGGCTGGTGTCCGTCGCCGCCGAGATCCACGTGCCGCCCCTGCTGCCGGGCAGTCCCATCAGCCGCTTCTGGGCCGACACATGGGAACGCAGCAGGGCGGCGATGCTCGGCACCGGCCTCGTCGACGACGCGACCGTGGACGAGGTGATCCGCTACCTCGGCTCCGACGGATGTGCCGCGCTGTCGGCCGGCATGCTCACCACCTGGGGACGGAAGCCCGAGGAGTCCCCACGCTGA
- a CDS encoding helix-turn-helix transcriptional regulator: MVVSFTLVSVDPKEVPHLDVSAVAALDEPTRRRLYDHVARRPEPVSRDEAAAALGLARQTAAFHLDRLADESLLDVVYERRSGRTGPGAGRPAKLYKRSGKQVSVSLPERHYELAGRLLAQAMEESEATGEPARTVLYRKAHELGAQLAGRGGAGVFDLLEQYGFEPRRDGGAIVLGNCPFHVLAREHTQTVCGMNLHLLRGVLRGLGEDDLQARPAPGPGLCCVRLEPASSPPEAAST, translated from the coding sequence ATGGTCGTGAGTTTTACACTGGTGTCCGTGGACCCGAAGGAAGTCCCCCACCTCGACGTCTCCGCCGTCGCCGCGCTCGACGAGCCGACCCGCAGGAGGCTGTACGACCACGTCGCACGCCGGCCGGAGCCGGTCAGTCGCGACGAGGCCGCCGCCGCCCTCGGCCTGGCGCGGCAGACGGCGGCCTTCCACCTCGACCGGCTGGCCGACGAGTCCCTGCTCGACGTCGTCTACGAACGGCGCAGCGGCCGCACCGGCCCGGGAGCGGGTAGGCCCGCGAAGCTCTACAAGCGCTCCGGCAAGCAGGTCTCCGTCAGCCTGCCCGAGCGGCACTACGAGCTGGCCGGACGCCTTCTCGCCCAGGCGATGGAGGAATCCGAGGCGACCGGCGAACCGGCTCGTACCGTCCTGTACCGCAAGGCCCACGAGCTCGGTGCGCAGCTTGCCGGGCGGGGCGGCGCAGGGGTGTTCGACCTGCTGGAGCAGTACGGGTTCGAGCCCCGTCGTGACGGTGGCGCCATCGTGCTGGGCAACTGTCCGTTCCACGTGCTCGCCCGCGAGCACACCCAGACGGTCTGCGGAATGAACCTCCACCTGCTCCGCGGCGTCCTGCGAGGGCTCGGCGAAGACGACCTCCAGGCGCGCCCGGCGCCCGGCCCGGGCCTCTGCTGCGTCCGCCTGGAGCCGGCTTCCTCTCCTCCCGAGGCCGCGAGCACCTGA
- a CDS encoding antibiotic biosynthesis monooxygenase, protein MFVRTLYATGDPANIDACLDALRAEAPQLLADQPGYRGFSLFTDRELGKILMGSWWESEQARQNSDDHLKERRAALLEPFAHTATVDNWEAAVFTPTPSVKSGAGFRLTRFEVDPSGVDQLVETFRNTILPKVQAIAGFEGTAMLVDRAKGQGSVGALFTDRVAMVASRGKQSAIRGEAVSTTGVAIRSIEEFEVIMVERV, encoded by the coding sequence ATGTTCGTTCGCACCCTCTACGCCACCGGGGATCCCGCCAACATCGACGCTTGTCTTGACGCGCTCCGCGCCGAGGCCCCGCAGCTGCTGGCCGACCAGCCCGGGTACCGGGGCTTCTCGCTGTTCACCGATCGCGAGCTGGGCAAGATCCTCATGGGGTCCTGGTGGGAGAGCGAGCAGGCGCGGCAGAACAGCGACGATCACCTCAAGGAACGACGCGCGGCCCTCCTGGAACCGTTCGCGCACACCGCGACGGTCGACAATTGGGAGGCAGCGGTGTTCACGCCCACTCCCTCGGTGAAGTCCGGCGCAGGCTTCCGACTGACCCGTTTCGAGGTCGACCCGTCCGGCGTCGATCAGCTGGTCGAGACGTTTCGGAACACCATCCTGCCCAAGGTTCAGGCCATCGCCGGGTTCGAGGGCACGGCGATGCTCGTCGACCGGGCCAAGGGGCAGGGCAGCGTGGGCGCGCTCTTCACCGATCGGGTCGCGATGGTGGCCTCCCGGGGGAAGCAGTCGGCGATCCGCGGCGAGGCGGTCAGCACGACGGGGGTGGCTATCCGCAGCATCGAGGAGTTCGAGGTGATCATGGTCGAGCGCGTGTAG
- a CDS encoding S26 family signal peptidase encodes MVPLVRSRQQVVVAPVDPAKLEVGDIVLARVAGTVYLHLVSSVDPARKRVQISNNRGRINGWTSHDRVFGICVAVEGVTRNGAAAKARTAGSDDSS; translated from the coding sequence ATGGTCCCCCTTGTACGCAGTCGGCAGCAGGTGGTCGTTGCTCCGGTCGACCCTGCGAAGCTGGAGGTCGGGGACATCGTGCTCGCCCGTGTCGCCGGGACGGTCTACTTGCACTTGGTGTCGTCTGTGGACCCCGCCAGGAAGCGGGTGCAGATCAGCAACAACCGTGGCCGCATCAACGGTTGGACGAGTCACGATCGTGTCTTCGGTATCTGTGTGGCCGTCGAAGGCGTCACCCGGAACGGAGCCGCGGCCAAGGCACGCACCGCCGGCTCCGACGACTCCTCCTGA
- a CDS encoding VOC family protein, with amino-acid sequence MPPRLDTLCFDAHDPLSLARFWGGVLGWEAAEDSHDGIAILPSDDTGFQIRFLPTQEQKTSQNQIHFDLTSTSLEDQQNTVAKALELGGRHLDIGQGPEATHVVLADPEGNEFCVIAPGNKFLADCGFIGALSCDGSQEVGYFWSKALGWPLVWDQDQETAIRSPHGGPKVTWGGPPLLPRTGRTRLRFDLVPPADGDQQTEVDRLVALGATRLDTAPQDAAGGVAMADPDGNEFRVLPSR; translated from the coding sequence ATGCCTCCCCGCCTCGACACGCTTTGCTTCGACGCGCACGACCCCCTCAGTCTCGCGCGCTTCTGGGGCGGCGTCCTCGGCTGGGAGGCGGCCGAGGACTCCCACGACGGCATCGCCATCCTCCCGAGCGACGACACCGGCTTCCAGATCCGGTTCCTTCCGACCCAGGAGCAGAAGACCAGTCAGAACCAGATCCATTTCGATCTGACGAGCACGTCCCTGGAGGACCAGCAGAACACGGTCGCGAAGGCGCTCGAACTCGGCGGCCGGCACCTCGACATCGGTCAGGGCCCCGAGGCGACCCATGTGGTGCTCGCCGACCCCGAGGGGAACGAGTTCTGCGTCATCGCGCCGGGGAACAAGTTCCTCGCCGACTGCGGTTTCATCGGAGCGCTCTCGTGCGACGGTTCGCAGGAGGTCGGGTACTTCTGGAGCAAGGCGCTGGGCTGGCCGTTGGTGTGGGACCAGGATCAGGAGACGGCGATCCGCTCTCCGCACGGCGGCCCGAAGGTCACGTGGGGCGGCCCGCCCCTCCTGCCGAGGACGGGGCGGACCCGGCTCCGGTTCGATCTCGTTCCACCGGCCGACGGCGACCAGCAGACGGAGGTCGACCGCCTCGTCGCCCTGGGCGCGACGCGCCTCGACACCGCTCCTCAAGACGCAGCCGGCGGTGTGGCGATGGCCGACCCCGACGGCAATGAGTTCCGCGTTCTGCCCTCGCGATAG
- a CDS encoding TOPRIM nucleotidyl transferase/hydrolase domain-containing protein codes for MAEMQLFLDEVGGWAAGGSGGPAGELASRLGMRTVVLVEGLSDLAAVETLAVRRGRDLAAEGVCVVPMGGAMNVGRYAGLLGRPGLGLRLTGLCDEREHGYYVRGLRRAQASDQDIFVCVSDLEDELIRALGTETVEEVVREEGDFRALRTFLHQPAQQGRSRQQQLRRFLGTKKGRKIRYGTLLVEALDVDAVPTPLEDLFANL; via the coding sequence ATGGCGGAGATGCAATTGTTCCTGGACGAGGTCGGCGGCTGGGCGGCGGGGGGTTCCGGAGGGCCGGCGGGTGAGTTGGCTTCGCGACTGGGGATGCGGACCGTCGTGCTGGTGGAAGGCCTGAGTGACCTCGCGGCCGTCGAGACGCTCGCCGTCCGGCGCGGACGTGACCTGGCTGCCGAAGGGGTGTGCGTCGTACCGATGGGTGGGGCGATGAACGTCGGACGCTACGCCGGCCTCCTCGGCCGGCCCGGCCTCGGTCTGCGCCTGACGGGGCTGTGCGACGAGCGCGAGCACGGTTATTACGTCCGTGGCCTGAGGCGGGCGCAGGCGTCGGACCAGGACATCTTCGTGTGTGTTTCCGACCTGGAGGACGAACTCATCCGCGCGTTGGGTACGGAGACGGTCGAGGAGGTCGTCCGGGAGGAGGGCGACTTCCGTGCGCTACGGACCTTTCTGCACCAGCCCGCGCAGCAGGGGCGTTCCCGGCAGCAGCAGTTGCGGCGTTTCCTCGGCACGAAGAAGGGGCGCAAGATCCGCTACGGCACCCTCCTGGTCGAGGCGCTCGATGTCGACGCAGTACCGACGCCGCTCGAAGACCTCTTCGCGAACCTGTGA
- a CDS encoding SH3 domain-containing protein has protein sequence MIISGTLAAALLASAAAAAATTVPALAAAPSTGDYNSCGYYPTTTVHLRTGPGPRYTSTGLLGKDDGFDVDREKDGWYHVTLSNRSRSGIPAGKTGWLAKKYAKPAVCMQLD, from the coding sequence ATGATCATCTCCGGCACGCTGGCAGCCGCCCTCCTCGCGAGCGCGGCTGCGGCAGCGGCCACGACCGTCCCGGCTCTGGCGGCAGCGCCGAGCACGGGCGACTACAACTCGTGCGGCTACTACCCCACAACGACCGTCCACCTGCGCACGGGCCCCGGGCCCCGGTACACCTCGACCGGTCTCCTGGGGAAGGACGACGGGTTCGACGTCGACCGAGAGAAGGACGGCTGGTACCACGTGACCCTGTCGAACCGCTCCCGCAGCGGAATCCCGGCGGGCAAGACCGGCTGGCTCGCGAAGAAGTACGCGAAGCCCGCGGTGTGCATGCAACTCGACTGA
- a CDS encoding serine hydrolase domain-containing protein, which translates to MRRTPYRLLFTATLLAASVLAPMTAAPATTVHAAASADRHDKDDCPPGGLGPELTARLDKAIEDVRKEAGIPGVVVGLWMPGQGSYVRATGVADTVTGRPMPVDTYVRIGSETKTFTVTALLELVDEHRIGLDDPISKYIKGVPNGDRITLRQLAEMRSGLFPYTSDPDFIHDLLSNPQRYFTPQEVLAYGYKHDNTFEPGQEFQYSNSNLVLLGLVVEKVSGHRLAEFIHRRVLRPAHLRHTLFPKGPEFPEPHAHGYTDQTLSGATEDATDWNPSWAWAAGAMISNLHDLRSWAETLATGKLLSPETQAQRLKTLPTGFPGTTYGLGILETNGWIGHNGSLPGYETVTVYLPSKKATLVVILNTDSLHEGQEPSTLLARAITQVVTPDNVYAGKVVPN; encoded by the coding sequence ATGCGACGTACTCCCTACCGCCTGCTGTTCACCGCGACCCTCCTCGCGGCGTCCGTACTGGCCCCGATGACGGCGGCTCCCGCGACGACCGTCCACGCCGCCGCGAGCGCCGACCGGCACGACAAGGACGACTGCCCGCCGGGTGGTCTCGGGCCCGAGCTGACGGCCCGCCTGGACAAGGCGATCGAGGACGTCCGCAAGGAGGCCGGCATCCCCGGCGTCGTCGTCGGACTCTGGATGCCGGGCCAGGGCAGCTACGTCCGCGCCACGGGCGTCGCCGACACCGTCACGGGCCGGCCGATGCCGGTCGACACCTACGTCCGGATCGGCAGCGAGACCAAGACCTTCACGGTCACCGCACTGCTCGAGCTCGTGGACGAGCACCGGATCGGGCTGGACGACCCGATCTCCAAGTACATCAAGGGCGTCCCGAACGGCGACCGGATCACGCTGCGCCAGCTCGCCGAGATGCGCAGCGGACTCTTCCCGTACACCTCCGACCCGGACTTCATCCACGACCTGCTGAGCAACCCCCAGCGCTACTTCACCCCCCAGGAAGTCCTCGCCTACGGCTACAAGCACGACAACACCTTCGAGCCCGGCCAGGAGTTCCAGTACTCCAACAGCAACCTGGTCCTGCTCGGCCTGGTGGTCGAGAAGGTCAGCGGCCACCGGCTCGCCGAGTTCATCCACCGGCGGGTGCTCCGTCCCGCCCACCTGCGCCACACGCTGTTCCCGAAGGGGCCCGAATTCCCGGAGCCGCACGCCCACGGCTACACCGACCAGACCCTGAGCGGCGCGACCGAGGACGCCACGGACTGGAACCCCAGCTGGGCCTGGGCGGCCGGAGCGATGATCTCCAACCTGCACGACCTACGCAGCTGGGCGGAGACCCTCGCCACCGGCAAGCTGCTCAGCCCCGAGACCCAGGCGCAGCGGCTCAAGACCCTGCCCACCGGCTTCCCCGGCACCACGTACGGCCTCGGAATCCTCGAGACCAACGGCTGGATCGGCCACAACGGCTCCCTGCCGGGCTACGAGACCGTGACCGTCTACCTCCCCTCGAAGAAGGCGACCCTGGTCGTCATCCTCAACACGGACTCCCTCCACGAGGGCCAGGAACCGTCCACGCTCCTCGCCCGGGCGATCACGCAGGTCGTCACCCCGGACAACGTCTACGCCGGCAAGGTGGTCCCGAACTGA
- the ligA gene encoding NAD-dependent DNA ligase LigA: protein MTTLPADEANAGLSDRAEYEAALQRLRDASGTYYGAGYSVMDDATYDLLRLSVKAWEEEHPAEVAADTPTDQVADGAAPVGDVAHTSRLLSLDNAFNPEDLLAWGASLQRRLGHEPEGGFTVEPKMDGAAIAARYRDGRLVQIITRGDGTHGEDVSHVIGTIVGLPEQLAAPVTFEARGEVLFTQEQFEAANEVRTAHGADVFANPRNGAAGTLRAKDRPYRLAMTFWAYGAVELDGAAFLPAGAGHDETLAAVAEAGVQTTAQTPAGLHVVATLDEAQQKVDAIAAIRATLPFGIDGVVVKADSAAEQTAAGFGTRFPYWAIAYKLPAVERQTILEDVVWEVGRTGVLAPTALLTAVELDGSTVTRATLHNPADILRRDLHVGDTVTVYKAGDIIPRVQAAVVELRPQDAVPVPLPTECPNCGGDIDKSQERWRCAKGTACALAPLIEYVAGRDILDIDGLGKKYVDALIATGDVGDVADLFTLTEEQLTTASGSAKRGAKLAEQLQLAKARPLSRVFCALGVPGTGRSMSRRIAAYFGTMEAIRTADAAVLQEVEGIGPEKAPVIVEQVAALAPVIDKLIAAGVNMTEPEQPTDSIGGDGPLAGKTVVVTGKMAGPLEGWGRSEMTALIEKAGGRAGSSVNSRTTYLVAAPSANGKPSSKAVKAQELGIEVLTPEGFAALLADYLD from the coding sequence ATGACGACTCTTCCTGCCGATGAGGCGAACGCCGGCCTGTCCGACCGTGCCGAATACGAGGCCGCCCTGCAGCGCCTGCGCGACGCGTCGGGCACGTACTACGGCGCGGGGTACAGCGTCATGGACGACGCCACGTACGACCTGCTGCGGCTCTCGGTGAAGGCGTGGGAGGAAGAGCACCCCGCCGAGGTGGCCGCGGACACTCCGACGGACCAGGTCGCCGACGGAGCCGCCCCGGTCGGCGACGTCGCGCACACCTCGCGCCTGCTGAGCCTCGACAACGCGTTCAACCCCGAGGACCTCCTGGCCTGGGGCGCGTCGCTCCAGCGCCGTCTCGGGCACGAGCCGGAAGGCGGCTTCACCGTCGAGCCGAAGATGGACGGCGCGGCCATAGCGGCCCGCTACCGCGACGGACGGCTCGTACAGATCATCACCCGCGGCGACGGCACCCACGGCGAGGACGTCAGCCACGTCATCGGCACGATCGTGGGCCTGCCGGAGCAGCTTGCCGCCCCGGTCACGTTCGAGGCCCGCGGCGAGGTCCTGTTCACCCAGGAGCAGTTCGAGGCGGCGAACGAGGTGCGTACCGCGCACGGCGCCGACGTCTTCGCCAACCCGCGCAACGGCGCGGCCGGCACGCTCCGCGCGAAGGACCGGCCGTACCGCCTGGCCATGACGTTCTGGGCGTACGGCGCCGTCGAACTGGACGGGGCGGCCTTCCTGCCCGCCGGAGCCGGCCACGACGAAACGCTGGCCGCGGTGGCGGAGGCGGGGGTGCAGACCACGGCGCAGACCCCGGCGGGGCTGCACGTCGTCGCCACGCTCGACGAGGCACAGCAGAAGGTCGACGCCATCGCCGCGATACGCGCCACCCTGCCGTTCGGCATCGACGGAGTCGTCGTCAAGGCCGACTCCGCGGCCGAGCAGACCGCCGCCGGGTTCGGCACCCGCTTCCCGTACTGGGCCATCGCGTACAAGCTCCCGGCCGTCGAGCGGCAGACGATCCTGGAGGACGTCGTCTGGGAGGTCGGCCGCACGGGCGTCCTCGCGCCCACCGCGCTGCTCACCGCCGTCGAACTCGACGGCTCCACCGTCACCCGGGCCACCCTGCACAACCCCGCCGACATCCTCCGCCGCGACCTGCACGTCGGTGACACGGTCACGGTCTACAAGGCCGGCGACATCATCCCGCGCGTCCAGGCCGCCGTCGTCGAGCTCCGTCCGCAGGACGCCGTGCCCGTCCCGCTACCCACGGAGTGCCCCAACTGCGGCGGCGACATCGACAAGAGCCAGGAGCGGTGGCGCTGCGCGAAGGGCACCGCCTGCGCGCTCGCCCCGCTCATCGAGTACGTTGCCGGCCGGGACATCCTCGACATCGACGGCCTCGGCAAGAAGTACGTCGACGCCCTCATCGCCACCGGCGACGTCGGAGACGTCGCGGATCTGTTCACCCTCACCGAGGAGCAGCTCACCACCGCCTCCGGCAGCGCCAAGCGCGGCGCCAAACTGGCCGAACAGCTCCAGCTCGCCAAGGCGCGCCCCCTCAGCAGGGTGTTCTGCGCCCTGGGCGTCCCGGGCACCGGCCGGAGCATGTCCCGCCGGATCGCCGCGTACTTCGGCACCATGGAAGCGATCCGCACGGCCGACGCCGCCGTCCTGCAGGAGGTCGAGGGCATCGGACCCGAGAAGGCCCCGGTCATCGTCGAACAGGTCGCCGCACTCGCCCCGGTGATCGACAAGCTGATCGCGGCGGGCGTCAACATGACCGAGCCCGAGCAGCCCACCGACTCCATCGGCGGCGACGGCCCGCTCGCCGGAAAGACCGTCGTGGTGACGGGCAAGATGGCCGGCCCCCTGGAGGGCTGGGGACGCTCCGAGATGACCGCCCTGATCGAGAAGGCCGGCGGCCGCGCGGGCAGCAGCGTCAACTCCAGAACCACGTACCTGGTCGCCGCCCCGTCCGCCAACGGCAAGCCCAGCTCGAAGGCCGTCAAGGCCCAGGAACTCGGCATCGAGGTCCTCACCCCGGAGGGCTTCGCCGCTCTCCTGGCCGACTACCTGGACTGA